One genomic segment of Synechocystis sp. LKSZ1 includes these proteins:
- the nifU gene encoding Fe-S cluster assembly protein NifU, which yields MWNYSQKVLDLFYNPVNQGAITDEQEPDVAVVFGEVGSIACGDALRLHLKIQVSTEAILDAKFQTFGCTSAIASSSALTEIVKGKTLDEALQVSNHDIANYLGGLPEAKMHCSVMGQEALEAAIFRYRGIKVEDHEEDEGNLVCSCYAVTEPRIRRIIIENNLTTLEQVTNYLKAGGGCGTCLAAVEDILQEIQQQQAAVPTRLAAELATVDMTTAALPMTTLQKISLIQQVLDQEIRPVLRADGGDVELFDINGDHVQVVLKGACHGCSSSTATVKYAIEAQLRQRGLPTLTVEEVTV from the coding sequence ATGTGGAATTACTCTCAAAAAGTGCTTGATTTGTTCTATAACCCAGTTAACCAAGGGGCGATTACCGACGAGCAAGAACCGGATGTGGCAGTGGTGTTTGGCGAAGTGGGGAGTATTGCCTGCGGCGATGCCTTGCGGCTCCATCTCAAAATCCAAGTTTCTACTGAGGCGATTCTTGACGCCAAATTTCAAACCTTCGGTTGTACGAGTGCGATTGCCTCATCTTCGGCGTTAACGGAAATTGTCAAAGGGAAAACCCTGGATGAAGCGCTCCAGGTCAGCAACCACGACATTGCCAACTATTTAGGGGGCCTGCCGGAAGCCAAAATGCACTGTTCGGTGATGGGACAAGAGGCCCTGGAAGCCGCCATTTTTCGTTACCGGGGCATTAAAGTTGAAGACCACGAGGAAGACGAAGGCAATCTGGTTTGTTCCTGTTATGCGGTGACGGAACCCCGCATTCGCCGCATCATTATCGAGAATAACTTGACCACCCTGGAACAGGTCACCAATTATCTTAAAGCAGGGGGCGGTTGTGGCACTTGCTTGGCAGCGGTGGAAGACATTCTGCAAGAAATTCAACAGCAACAGGCTGCTGTGCCGACCCGGTTAGCAGCAGAACTAGCCACGGTGGACATGACGACAGCGGCTCTGCCCATGACCACCCTGCAAAAGATTAGCCTGATTCAACAAGTTCTGGATCAAGAAATTCGCCCGGTATTACGCGCTGATGGTGGCGATGTGGAGTTATTCGATATTAACGGCGACCACGTCCAGGTTGTCCTAAAAGGTGCGTGTCATGGTTGTTCCAGCAGTACGGCAACGGTGAAATATGCCATTGAAGCGCAACTGCGGCAACGAGGACTACCAACCCTCACAGTCGAAGAAGTCACTGTTTAA
- the nifS gene encoding cysteine desulfurase NifS: MVIYLDNNATTRVDPDVLEAMLPYLSDLYGNPSSMHSFGGQVGADILKARGQVAELLGAEETEIIFNSCGSEGNNTAIHAALAAQPDKRHIVTTAVEHPAILNVCKHLEKKGYRVTYLSVDRRGQLDLLELEAAMTGGTALVTTMYANNETGVIFPVEQIGAITKDYGATFHVDAVQAVGKVPIDLSTSTIDMLTLSGHKLHAPKGIGALYVRRGFRFRPFLLGGHQERGRRAGTQNVPGIVALGKAAELAQTHLYNVERERRLRDLLETQLQSQIPDCEVNGGGASRLPNTTNIGFKYIEGEAILFMLNQYGICASSGSACTSGSLEPSHVLMAMQLPYVILHGSIRFSLSRFTTEHEIRQVLTVMPGIVDKLRSLSPFNNDRADWLQSRNVA, translated from the coding sequence ATGGTCATTTACTTAGACAACAATGCAACGACTCGGGTTGACCCCGACGTGTTGGAGGCAATGCTGCCCTATTTGAGCGATCTGTATGGTAATCCCTCTTCTATGCACAGTTTTGGCGGTCAGGTCGGGGCTGATATTCTGAAGGCGAGAGGCCAGGTAGCGGAACTGTTAGGCGCGGAAGAAACGGAAATTATCTTTAACAGTTGCGGGAGCGAAGGCAATAATACGGCAATTCATGCTGCATTGGCGGCCCAGCCCGATAAGCGGCACATTGTAACGACGGCGGTGGAGCATCCCGCAATTCTCAATGTTTGCAAGCATTTGGAAAAGAAGGGCTATCGCGTTACTTATTTATCCGTCGATCGCCGGGGTCAACTTGATCTACTGGAACTGGAAGCGGCCATGACCGGCGGCACGGCCCTGGTGACCACCATGTATGCCAATAACGAAACGGGAGTGATTTTCCCGGTCGAACAAATTGGGGCGATCACCAAGGACTATGGCGCCACCTTCCATGTGGATGCGGTACAGGCGGTGGGGAAAGTCCCGATTGATCTGAGTACGAGCACCATTGATATGCTGACCCTCTCGGGTCATAAACTCCACGCGCCGAAAGGGATTGGCGCTCTCTATGTGCGTCGTGGCTTCCGCTTCCGGCCGTTCCTTCTCGGCGGCCATCAAGAACGGGGACGACGGGCCGGAACCCAGAATGTCCCAGGGATTGTGGCGCTAGGAAAAGCGGCGGAACTAGCTCAGACTCATTTGTACAACGTGGAGCGCGAACGGCGGTTGCGGGATTTATTAGAAACCCAGTTGCAGTCCCAAATTCCCGACTGCGAAGTGAATGGCGGTGGTGCATCCCGTTTGCCGAACACCACCAATATTGGTTTCAAATACATTGAAGGGGAAGCCATTCTCTTCATGCTCAACCAATACGGAATTTGCGCCTCTTCCGGTTCGGCCTGCACCTCGGGTTCCCTCGAGCCTTCCCATGTGCTGATGGCGATGCAGTTGCCCTATGTCATTTTGCATGGCTCGATTCGTTTCAGTCTATCCCGCTTTACCACTGAGCATGAAATTCGCCAGGTATTAACGGTAATGCCCGGCATTGTGGACAAACTCCGCTCCTTGTCTCCTTTCAACAACGATCGGGCCGATTGGTTGCAGAGTCGAAACGTGGCCTAG
- the nifB gene encoding nitrogenase cofactor biosynthesis protein NifB — translation MLFSSFTPKNQMTPPTSLTPTTTHLDITLTKTQTKVTQSGGGCNCNTNTDPMGISEALKARIEKHPCYSEEAHHHYARMHVAVAPACNIQCHYCNRKYDCANESRPGVVSELLTPEEAAHKVLVVAGKIPQMTVLGIAGPGDPLANPEQTFRTFELVADKAPDIKLCLSTNGLMLPDYVDRIKQLNVDHVTITINMVDPAIGEKIYPWVHYRRKRYPGIEGVKILHERQMEGLQALKEADILCKVNSVLIPGINDEHMPEVNQAIRERGAFLHNIMPLISAPEHGTHFGLNGQRGPKPSELKAVQDKCAGNMKLMRHCRQCRADAVGLLGEDRSQEFTKTKFMQMTADYNLADRQAVHLGIEQAKAAIAEKKQAILGNSHRSQSKKVLVAVASKGGGMVNQHFGHAKEFLIYEVDAASVQFVSSRKITDYCQGGYGEEAALKGIIDTIADCQAILAAKVGPCPAKALQEAGLEVIEAFDVIETAARHFYDEYVLE, via the coding sequence GTGCTTTTTTCATCCTTTACCCCCAAAAATCAAATGACGCCACCGACTTCTCTGACGCCAACAACAACCCATCTGGATATCACGCTCACTAAAACCCAAACTAAAGTGACTCAATCTGGAGGGGGGTGTAACTGTAACACCAATACCGATCCGATGGGGATAAGCGAAGCCCTCAAAGCGAGGATTGAGAAACACCCTTGCTACAGCGAAGAAGCCCATCATCACTATGCCCGTATGCATGTAGCAGTCGCACCGGCTTGCAACATTCAATGTCATTATTGCAATCGCAAATATGACTGTGCCAATGAAAGTCGCCCTGGGGTAGTGAGCGAATTACTGACACCGGAAGAAGCGGCCCATAAAGTCTTGGTGGTGGCAGGCAAAATTCCCCAGATGACGGTATTGGGCATTGCCGGCCCTGGCGATCCGTTAGCTAATCCCGAACAAACTTTTCGTACGTTTGAGTTGGTGGCCGACAAAGCGCCAGACATTAAGCTTTGCCTTTCCACCAACGGGTTAATGTTGCCGGATTATGTGGATCGCATTAAACAACTCAATGTTGACCATGTCACCATCACCATCAATATGGTTGACCCAGCAATCGGCGAAAAAATTTATCCCTGGGTTCACTATCGCCGCAAGCGCTATCCTGGCATCGAAGGGGTCAAGATCCTACATGAGCGCCAGATGGAGGGATTACAGGCCCTCAAAGAAGCAGACATTCTCTGTAAAGTCAATTCCGTGCTCATTCCCGGCATTAATGACGAGCACATGCCGGAAGTCAATCAGGCGATTCGGGAGCGGGGCGCGTTCCTCCATAACATCATGCCGCTGATTTCAGCACCGGAGCACGGCACCCACTTTGGGTTAAACGGTCAGCGGGGGCCAAAACCTTCGGAACTAAAAGCCGTTCAAGATAAATGCGCTGGCAACATGAAACTCATGCGTCATTGCCGTCAGTGTCGCGCCGACGCGGTCGGCCTGCTAGGCGAAGACCGGAGCCAGGAATTTACTAAAACGAAATTTATGCAAATGACGGCGGATTACAATCTGGCAGACCGGCAAGCGGTACATCTAGGCATTGAACAGGCCAAAGCCGCTATTGCCGAGAAAAAACAAGCCATCCTGGGCAACTCTCATCGTTCCCAGTCCAAGAAAGTCCTTGTTGCCGTAGCCAGTAAAGGGGGCGGCATGGTCAATCAGCACTTTGGTCATGCGAAGGAATTCCTGATTTACGAAGTGGATGCCGCCAGCGTTCAGTTTGTTAGCTCTCGCAAAATTACGGACTATTGCCAAGGGGGCTACGGCGAAGAGGCAGCCTTAAAAGGCATTATCGACACCATTGCGGATTGTCAGGCTATCCTGGCCGCCAAAGTGGGGCCTTGTCCTGCCAAAGCCCTCCAAGAAGCTGGTTTAGAAGTTATCGAAGCCTTCGATGTTATTGAGACAGCGGCCCGGCATTTTTACGACGAATACGTGCTGGAATAG
- the cysE gene encoding serine O-acetyltransferase — translation MSDEPFSLWMDIRIIFERDPAARNWLEVCFCYPGLQAITAYRLSHWLHARGIVFIPRLIAHFARFFTGIEIHPGAKLGKGVFIDHGMGVVIGETAIVGDYAVIYQGVTLGGTGKETGKRHPTLGKGVVVGTGAIILGNITIGDQARIGAGSVVLRDVPANCTAVGIPSRNICQCNTVATPLEHGQLPDTNALALQQLLKRIEALEQQLQHCFPT, via the coding sequence ATGTCAGACGAACCGTTCTCCCTGTGGATGGACATTAGGATTATTTTTGAACGCGATCCTGCAGCCCGAAATTGGTTGGAGGTATGCTTTTGTTACCCTGGTTTACAAGCGATCACCGCCTATCGCCTATCCCACTGGCTCCATGCTCGAGGAATTGTGTTTATTCCCCGGTTGATTGCTCATTTTGCCCGTTTTTTCACAGGGATTGAGATTCATCCAGGTGCAAAATTGGGTAAAGGGGTTTTTATTGATCACGGGATGGGGGTCGTCATCGGAGAAACCGCCATTGTGGGGGATTACGCCGTGATTTACCAAGGCGTTACCTTGGGCGGCACTGGCAAGGAAACGGGCAAACGTCATCCCACCCTTGGTAAGGGAGTTGTGGTAGGGACTGGGGCCATCATTCTCGGTAATATCACCATTGGCGACCAAGCTCGTATTGGTGCAGGGTCAGTGGTGTTGAGGGATGTACCGGCTAACTGTACAGCAGTCGGTATTCCCAGTCGTAATATCTGTCAGTGCAATACCGTGGCGACTCCTTTAGAGCATGGTCAACTCCCAGATACAAATGCGTTAGCACTACAACAGTTGTTAAAACGTATCGAAGCCCTTGAACAGCAATTACAACATTGTTTCCCGACTTGA
- the nifV gene encoding homocitrate synthase: protein MTFAHQIYINDTTLRDGEQAAGIAFTIAEKVAIAKFLDAIGVQELEIGIPVMGQDEAKAIRAIVDLGLNAQLLGWNRALISDIQASRHCGLQRVHLSIPVSEPQIAVKFQGQTPKMLAQLRDAIHFARDHGLAVSVGGEDSSRADESFLLEVAQQAQNWGAFRFRFCDTVGILDPFTTFNKVHSLVSALDIPVEMHTHNDLGLATANALAGVRAGATSINTTVNGLGERAGNAALEEVVMALKEIYGYKIGIKTQSFLALSRFIAKTVNCPVSPWKAVVGGNAFAHESGIHAHGVLQDPSTYEPFDPQEVGWERSFVIGKHSGRHLLNQILQNHGLTLDPGKDRSVLNAVRDYATQLKRSLTVDEFLQVVAFEQAGVPLA, encoded by the coding sequence ATGACTTTTGCCCATCAAATCTACATCAATGATACAACCCTCCGCGATGGTGAACAGGCGGCTGGTATCGCTTTCACAATCGCCGAAAAAGTGGCGATTGCCAAATTTCTCGATGCCATTGGAGTACAAGAATTAGAAATCGGGATTCCCGTTATGGGACAAGACGAGGCGAAAGCCATCCGGGCGATAGTGGATTTAGGCTTAAATGCTCAACTTTTGGGCTGGAATCGGGCGCTGATTAGCGATATTCAGGCCTCCCGCCACTGTGGTCTGCAACGAGTTCATCTCTCTATCCCGGTCTCCGAACCGCAAATTGCCGTTAAGTTTCAGGGCCAAACGCCTAAAATGTTGGCTCAATTGCGGGATGCTATCCACTTTGCCCGTGATCATGGCTTGGCTGTTAGTGTTGGCGGCGAAGATAGCTCCCGTGCGGATGAATCTTTTCTGTTAGAGGTTGCTCAACAGGCCCAGAACTGGGGCGCATTCCGCTTTCGCTTCTGTGACACGGTGGGCATTCTCGACCCGTTTACCACGTTTAACAAAGTCCATTCCCTCGTCTCCGCTCTAGACATTCCGGTGGAAATGCACACCCATAACGATCTGGGGTTAGCCACGGCCAATGCCTTAGCAGGGGTACGAGCCGGAGCCACTTCCATTAACACCACCGTCAATGGTCTGGGGGAAAGGGCTGGTAATGCCGCATTAGAAGAAGTGGTTATGGCCCTAAAGGAAATCTACGGTTACAAAATTGGCATTAAAACCCAATCTTTTTTGGCCCTGTCCCGGTTTATTGCCAAGACCGTTAACTGTCCAGTCTCACCCTGGAAAGCGGTTGTCGGTGGTAATGCATTTGCCCATGAGTCGGGCATCCATGCCCACGGCGTTTTGCAAGACCCCAGCACCTATGAGCCCTTCGACCCCCAGGAGGTCGGGTGGGAACGCAGTTTCGTCATTGGTAAACATTCTGGTCGTCATCTCCTCAATCAAATTCTGCAGAATCATGGGTTAACGTTAGATCCTGGTAAAGATCGTTCTGTCCTTAATGCGGTGCGGGACTATGCCACCCAACTGAAACGCAGTCTGACAGTGGATGAATTTCTACAAGTAGTGGCCTTCGAGCAAGCGGGGGTTCCCTTGGCTTAA
- the nifT gene encoding putative nitrogen fixation protein NifT: MKVMLHTDRTGQLMVYVAKKDLEEVVVQQTQVEDAHIFTLANGWELSITGLTEPFKTPQTIQAKRLK; the protein is encoded by the coding sequence ATGAAAGTAATGTTACACACCGATCGCACTGGTCAATTAATGGTCTATGTGGCCAAAAAAGATTTGGAAGAAGTAGTCGTTCAACAAACCCAAGTTGAAGATGCTCATATCTTTACCCTTGCTAATGGTTGGGAACTATCTATCACCGGATTAACTGAACCGTTTAAGACCCCACAAACCATCCAAGCTAAACGATTAAAGTAA
- a CDS encoding ParB/RepB/Spo0J family partition protein: MNEDTLENSERENIPKLKAEITNLKSQAVTSVDIPIDCLIPLQLPGKMHQPRLYFDPQKIELLKESIRKHGILEPILVRPHQNRLYEIISGERRWRCCQALRMMFIPSIVRSMSDTMALEASIIAHLLNEEISAIEQTESILSLLSLQLNLSYDEVKALLYQIKNSRTRGTELSQIINNRQLDIIHTILAEFGMKLTSFVSNRMPLLNLEPSIITAVRDGKLSPSNAVLINRQPKEFQAALIAQAIGKSKNECIRLIKSIVISGSPSTSQSLPTQENKISEKIFNRIKLIRQRPHLLKRPDVIHRLTQIDHLLKDIELLFDRPE; the protein is encoded by the coding sequence ATGAATGAGGATACCCTGGAAAATTCTGAACGGGAAAATATTCCAAAACTTAAAGCAGAAATAACCAACCTCAAATCACAAGCGGTGACCTCTGTCGATATTCCAATTGACTGTTTGATTCCCCTCCAGCTACCGGGAAAAATGCATCAACCGCGATTGTATTTTGATCCACAGAAAATAGAACTACTCAAAGAGTCTATTCGTAAACACGGGATATTAGAACCCATTTTAGTTAGACCTCATCAAAATCGACTTTACGAAATTATTAGCGGTGAACGCCGATGGCGATGTTGTCAGGCGTTACGCATGATGTTTATTCCGAGTATTGTTCGCTCCATGTCTGATACCATGGCCTTAGAAGCGTCTATTATTGCCCATCTGCTGAACGAAGAAATTTCGGCGATAGAGCAGACGGAAAGTATTTTGAGCCTTCTCTCTTTACAATTAAATCTTTCCTATGATGAGGTCAAAGCCTTACTCTATCAGATTAAAAATTCACGGACACGGGGTACAGAGTTATCCCAGATTATTAACAATCGTCAGCTAGATATTATTCATACTATTCTGGCTGAATTTGGTATGAAGTTAACCAGCTTTGTCTCTAATCGGATGCCATTGCTCAACTTAGAGCCCAGTATTATCACAGCGGTCAGAGACGGAAAACTTTCTCCCTCGAATGCAGTCTTAATTAATCGTCAACCTAAAGAATTCCAAGCCGCTCTAATTGCTCAAGCTATCGGCAAAAGTAAAAATGAATGCATTCGGTTAATAAAATCTATCGTTATTTCAGGCTCTCCGTCAACTTCTCAGTCCTTGCCAACCCAGGAAAATAAAATTTCTGAAAAAATTTTTAATCGAATCAAATTAATTCGTCAGCGTCCCCATTTACTGAAACGCCCTGATGTGATTCATCGATTAACACAAATTGATCACCTATTAAAGGATATTGAATTACTTTTTGATAGACCAGAATAA
- a CDS encoding helix-turn-helix domain-containing protein has product MVYAISNACNGCGNCSYVCPNGAIQLTDDQKNYWIDPTLCDGCKSEVVPICAEVCDFSSLTSLPAKKGRYKSTKIPTALPDLFINRKTTPFASSMVIWETCNILAQRHTLPWLTDSEGYLYYHRTVQRGKGEMRFRLTTNLQAAEIVPEQTEEAKAALANFDIRSTCIHLIFAAHAVASDRPWQEPFLLNNQHIEQYLGLEKRKDLTKLEKLTLIKKWIYETCSILVSIDWPRQGKVSAFHLDEHPVWSLLETQYYFEEDEQGFSHLVGLEFTLQAGIWVKYFLNQEEYRNQNAFYQYGILPKSLLAEIMSNWQQHEGAIRLLLWLLFKVRLGGDQRLKIRTLLHIAYGEERVQEAIKVRGNHKRLLKTFESDLESIYFYGLKPLFDEDTYPNEIQPLWARIAAIPDNSDAAVEFWVEDANAEYSLTNNAPRNKWQRLLNSRLQGFELPQDWQQGVHRRTPKHSRSLFSHSKNAHQPTQLSGNQVRMARQQQNLTQRALAARLGKSQSWIRDIEKERFKINTDDQVLLQKVLEIK; this is encoded by the coding sequence ATGGTTTACGCAATTAGCAATGCTTGTAATGGCTGTGGAAACTGTTCGTATGTCTGTCCTAACGGAGCAATTCAGTTAACTGATGACCAAAAAAACTATTGGATTGATCCGACATTGTGCGATGGCTGTAAATCAGAGGTGGTTCCTATCTGTGCAGAGGTTTGTGATTTTAGTTCACTGACTTCTTTACCAGCAAAGAAAGGACGTTATAAAAGCACAAAAATTCCAACAGCACTTCCTGATCTTTTTATTAATCGAAAAACAACTCCTTTTGCTTCTTCAATGGTGATCTGGGAAACCTGCAATATTCTAGCGCAACGGCATACTTTACCCTGGCTTACTGATTCAGAAGGCTATCTATATTATCATCGAACGGTTCAACGAGGAAAAGGAGAAATGCGATTTCGGTTGACGACCAATCTCCAAGCGGCGGAGATTGTCCCGGAGCAAACTGAGGAAGCTAAAGCCGCGCTCGCCAATTTCGATATCCGTTCTACCTGCATTCACTTAATCTTTGCTGCCCATGCGGTTGCGTCTGACCGACCGTGGCAGGAACCATTTTTGCTCAATAATCAACACATCGAGCAGTATTTAGGATTAGAGAAACGGAAAGACCTCACCAAATTAGAGAAACTCACGCTAATTAAAAAATGGATATACGAAACCTGCAGTATTTTAGTGTCAATTGATTGGCCTCGTCAGGGAAAAGTTAGTGCGTTTCATCTTGATGAGCATCCCGTTTGGTCATTGCTGGAAACACAGTATTATTTTGAAGAAGATGAGCAAGGATTTAGTCATTTAGTCGGCTTAGAGTTCACCTTGCAAGCAGGGATTTGGGTAAAGTACTTTCTGAATCAAGAAGAATACCGGAATCAAAATGCATTTTATCAATATGGCATTCTTCCAAAGTCATTACTCGCTGAAATCATGAGTAATTGGCAACAACACGAAGGGGCTATTCGTTTGCTCCTATGGCTTTTATTTAAGGTGAGATTGGGAGGTGATCAAAGGCTAAAAATTAGAACATTACTCCACATTGCTTATGGCGAAGAACGAGTGCAAGAGGCAATTAAAGTGCGTGGCAATCATAAACGACTCTTGAAAACATTTGAGAGTGATCTCGAATCCATTTATTTTTATGGACTAAAACCTCTATTTGATGAAGACACATATCCCAACGAGATTCAGCCTTTATGGGCAAGAATTGCGGCCATTCCCGATAATAGCGATGCGGCAGTAGAATTTTGGGTGGAGGATGCTAATGCAGAATATAGTTTAACCAACAATGCTCCTCGTAATAAATGGCAACGGCTACTGAATAGTCGCCTGCAAGGGTTCGAATTACCACAGGATTGGCAACAAGGTGTTCATCGTCGCACTCCTAAACATTCTCGTTCGTTATTTTCTCACAGCAAGAATGCTCACCAACCAACTCAACTCTCTGGCAACCAGGTGAGAATGGCGCGTCAACAACAAAATTTGACTCAGCGAGCGTTAGCCGCACGTCTTGGTAAAAGCCAAAGTTGGATTCGGGATATTGAAAAGGAGCGCTTTAAAATCAATACTGATGATCAAGTTTTGTTGCAAAAAGTGCTAGAAATCAAATAA
- the recR gene encoding recombination mediator RecR, with translation MRVTVIYTPPLARLIEQLQRLPSIGPKTAQRLALHILKRPEAEVQLLAQALIEAKQKVGLCQTCFHLSAESMCEICRNPHRQSDTLCVVADSRDVIALEKTREYGGKYHVLGGVISPLDGIGPEQLTVQALVQRVNQGTIKEVILALSPSVEGETTTLYVGKLLQPFTKVTRIAFGLPVGGDLEYADEVTLARALEGRRELG, from the coding sequence CTGAGAGTTACTGTTATTTATACCCCTCCCCTAGCTCGTTTAATTGAGCAATTGCAACGTCTTCCCAGCATCGGGCCAAAAACGGCCCAACGACTGGCCCTACATATCCTCAAACGGCCTGAGGCAGAAGTTCAGTTATTAGCCCAGGCTCTGATTGAAGCGAAGCAAAAAGTTGGCCTCTGCCAGACCTGTTTTCATCTTTCCGCCGAGTCGATGTGTGAAATTTGCCGCAATCCCCATCGCCAGAGTGATACCCTCTGTGTCGTAGCCGATTCGCGGGATGTGATCGCGCTAGAAAAAACGCGGGAGTATGGCGGCAAGTACCATGTTCTGGGAGGCGTGATTTCTCCCCTAGATGGCATTGGCCCAGAACAGTTGACAGTTCAGGCGTTGGTTCAGCGAGTGAATCAAGGCACGATTAAAGAAGTGATCCTGGCCCTGAGTCCTAGCGTGGAAGGGGAAACCACCACCCTCTACGTCGGCAAACTGCTCCAACCCTTTACCAAAGTGACTCGCATTGCCTTTGGTTTACCCGTAGGGGGCGATCTGGAATACGCCGATGAAGTAACCCTAGCCAGGGCCTTGGAAGGACGACGGGAATTGGGTTAA
- a CDS encoding beta-ketoacyl-ACP synthase yields MVEVVVTGIGLRSCLGSLTQTWQKVCQGETGLRFQQPFPDFPPLPLGLITATPSSLSDLVPILVEEALADAQLTALLTDCAVVVGSSRANQGQWEKLASAPSPALAHWLDFLPQQAAVLASQAIGGASLSMAPMTACATGLWCIAQACDLIRQQRCQWALAGAIEAPITPLTLAGFQQMGALSKTGCYPFEQRREGLALGEGGAILVLESLTSAQARGAKIYGKVGHWGMTCDASHVSTPAVDNQSARLAIQKCLERSSLRPDAIQFIHAHGTGTRLNDQREAQLIQQLFPPSVAVCSTKGATGHTLGASGAIGAVVCLLALAQQCLPPQVGLQNPEFDLNFVAQARPENLTNVLCLGFGFGGQNVALSFQRQL; encoded by the coding sequence TTGGTCGAGGTCGTTGTTACGGGCATTGGTTTGCGGTCTTGCTTGGGTTCCTTGACCCAAACATGGCAAAAAGTATGCCAGGGAGAAACCGGCCTCCGGTTTCAGCAACCCTTCCCAGATTTCCCCCCCCTTCCCCTAGGCCTGATCACCGCCACACCGAGTTCTCTCTCAGATTTAGTACCAATCTTGGTTGAGGAGGCTTTGGCCGATGCCCAATTAACGGCCCTTCTCACAGATTGTGCGGTTGTTGTGGGTTCTAGCCGGGCTAATCAGGGCCAGTGGGAAAAATTAGCCTCTGCACCATCCCCGGCCCTAGCGCATTGGTTAGATTTTTTACCCCAGCAAGCGGCTGTGCTGGCCAGCCAGGCCATTGGTGGGGCCAGTTTAAGTATGGCCCCCATGACCGCCTGTGCCACGGGCCTCTGGTGTATTGCTCAGGCCTGTGATCTAATTCGCCAACAGCGCTGTCAATGGGCCCTGGCCGGTGCAATTGAGGCCCCGATTACCCCCTTAACCCTGGCGGGTTTTCAACAGATGGGGGCCTTGTCCAAAACGGGTTGTTATCCCTTTGAGCAACGACGAGAAGGCCTGGCCCTAGGGGAAGGTGGAGCCATCCTAGTTTTAGAGTCTCTGACTTCCGCCCAAGCACGGGGGGCCAAAATCTACGGCAAGGTTGGTCACTGGGGCATGACCTGTGATGCGAGTCATGTGAGTACACCAGCGGTGGATAATCAGAGTGCGCGTTTGGCCATTCAAAAATGCCTAGAGCGGAGTAGTTTAAGACCTGACGCCATCCAATTCATCCATGCCCATGGTACCGGTACTCGTCTTAATGACCAACGGGAGGCCCAGTTAATCCAGCAACTGTTTCCGCCATCGGTGGCAGTCTGTTCCACCAAAGGGGCCACGGGCCATACCCTCGGTGCGTCGGGGGCCATCGGAGCCGTGGTTTGCCTGCTGGCCCTAGCTCAACAATGCTTACCGCCCCAAGTTGGTTTACAAAATCCAGAATTTGACCTCAATTTTGTGGCCCAGGCCCGGCCGGAAAATTTAACGAATGTTCTCTGTTTGGGTTTTGGTTTTGGCGGCCAGAATGTGGCCCTGAGTTTTCAACGGCAACTATGA